The nucleotide window TGCAGACCGGTACCGTCCTGCGTATCGCCGATATACATGCCCGGGCGTTTGCGTACGGCCTCCAAGCCTTTCAGCATCTTGATGCTGTCTGCACCGTATTCCTGATCGCTCATTCGTGTTCCACCTAGTCTTGCTGTGGATGCACGCCTTATCGGACGTACATCCAAAAAAATGCTAAAGCCGGCCAAGTTGCTGGCCGGCTGGTTGGACTGTTTTACCTCAGATGCGCATCGGCATCACGACATATTTGAAGTTGGCTTCTTCAGGCACAGTTACCAGCGTGCTGCTGGTGGCGTGGTCGCCAAAGGCAAACACCACGTTTTCGTGTTCCAGATTGGTCAGCACGTCGAGCAGGTAACCGATGTTGAAGCCGATATCTAGCGGGTCACCTCGGTAGGCAATTTCCAGCTCTTCGGTTGCTTCTTCCTGCTCGCTGTTGTTACAGATGATCTTGAGGATGCCATCGCTGAGCACCAGACGCACGCCTCGGAATTTCTCGTTCGACAGGATGGCTGCGCGTTGCAGTGAGCCCAGCAGTTGTTGGCGGTTCAAAGGAATCAGCTTTTCATTGCCAACCGGAATCACGCGATTGTAATCGGGGAACTTGCCGTCCACGACCTTGGAGTGGATCACGATATTGCCGAAGGCGAACTTGACCTGGTTCTGGGCAATCTCGATATCGACTTCGTCGTCGATGTCGGCCAGCAGTTTGTAGAGCTCCAGAATGGTTTTGCGCGGCAGGATGACTTCGTGCCGCTCCATGTTCTGGGTAATGGCACCGGAGATGAAACCCAGACGGTGGCCATCGGTGGCAACTAGGCGCAGCTCGTTACCTTCGGTCTGCATCAACAGGCCGTTGAGGTAATAGCGAATGTCCTGATGCGCCATGGCGTAT belongs to Chitinimonas sp. BJYL2 and includes:
- the dnaN gene encoding DNA polymerase III subunit beta, whose product is MLLIQADRDALLKPLATVTGIVERRHTLPILSNVLISKQAGELSFLATDLEIQISTAHSDTEGGDFQLTISAKKFQDILRAITDGTKVSLEQDDNRLTVKAGKSRFNLQTLPAQDFPKLAIDTNVRSRFTVGQRQLKALISRVQYAMAHQDIRYYLNGLLMQTEGNELRLVATDGHRLGFISGAITQNMERHEVILPRKTILELYKLLADIDDEVDIEIAQNQVKFAFGNIVIHSKVVDGKFPDYNRVIPVGNEKLIPLNRQQLLGSLQRAAILSNEKFRGVRLVLSDGILKIICNNSEQEEATEELEIAYRGDPLDIGFNIGYLLDVLTNLEHENVVFAFGDHATSSTLVTVPEEANFKYVVMPMRI